A genomic window from Silene latifolia isolate original U9 population chromosome Y, ASM4854445v1, whole genome shotgun sequence includes:
- the LOC141634037 gene encoding trigger factor-like protein TIG, Chloroplastic isoform X2, translating to MELYCSTFSLTLPYHANPSSFSSLFPTNFSSSSQSNKTLFNSLNKSLQFSPLSRQFSPLQASSRKASTASTADVEKDELPADIDIIVKLSVNVPQAVCHDCYKRVMRELSKQAKIPGFRPGKPIPDSILLNVVGKENIQRSTIESVLKRTLPHALSSVKGIALQDSVRITTDFSDMEDAYILSNTLRYDVVVDVLPEVKWNPENGYKNLKIVVEIDNEITAEVACERELRRRHKTSGPLRIVTDRGLQDGDVVVVDISASTLEKDGATAQNIPSAESKGFQFDTEDKDTILPGFLDSILGIQQGETKSFPLVFPEWWRQEDLRGVQAQFTVHCKELFFRDLPELDDSVADKIIPGCSTLAEVKEALLQRCQELEQTAKEQATDNAILDQLRKMVEVDIPQSLFEEEGRQMYGSKLLEVQAKMKLKDEQLASLTSPQAVKEYIEHEKENILEVIKQNLAVGDIFKREGLQVSTDEVFKEVKNSIEEFKRHKQEYDEERIKEQVQEVLEGGKVLEWLREHAEIEYITR from the exons ATGGAGCTCTATTGCTCTACCTTCTCCTTAACACTTCCCTACCATGCCAATCCCTCTTCTTTCTCCTCTCTTTTCCCTACTAATTTCTCTTCCTCTTCTCAATCAAACAAAACCCTTTTCAATTCCCTCAATAAATCCCTCCAATTTTCACCCCTTTCTCGCCAATTCTCCCCTCTTCAAGCCTCGTCGCGGAAAGCTTCAACTGCCTCCACCGCCGATGTCGAAAAAGACGAGCTTCCTGCTGATATTGACATTATT GTGAAGTTGAGTGTGAATGTTCCACAAGCAGTATGTCATGATTGTTATAAGAGGGTGATGCGCGAACTGTCGAAGCAGGCAAAG ATTCCTGGATTTCGCCCCGGAAAGCCTATTCCAGATAGCATTCTTCTTAATGTTGTTGGGAAGGAGAATATTCAAAGGTCTACTATTGAGTCAGTACTGAAGAGGACTCTTCCGCATGCCCTGTCATCA GTGAAAGGAATAGCCTTACAAGATTCTGTTCGAATCACCACGGACTTTTCAGACATGGAGGATGCATATATTTTGTCAAACACCTTGAG GTATGATGTGGTCGTTGATGTGTTGCCCGAAGTGAAATGGAATCCCGAGAATGGGTACAAGAACTTAAAGATTGTTGTTGAAATTGACAATGAAATAACTGCTGAAGTAGCTTGTGAACGTGAGCTAAGACGTCGCCATAAGACATCAGGGCCTTTGAGAATAGTCACTGACAGAGGGCTACAG GACGGTGACGTTGTGGTGGTGGATATATCAGCTTCAACTCTTGAGAAAGATGGAGCAACCGCTCAAAACATACCATCTGCTGAGAGTAAAG GTTTTCAGTTTGATACAGAAGACAAGGACACTATTCTCCCTGGTTTCCTTGATTCAATTCTTGGAATCCAACAAGGTGAAACAAAATCATTTCCACTTGTGTTTCCTGAATGGTGGAGACAAGAAGATCTTCGTGGAGTACAGGCTCAGTTCACG GTACATTGTAAAGAATTGTTTTTCAGAGATCTCCCAGAGCTGGATGATTCTGTTGCTGATAAAATTATTCCCGGATGTTCTACATTGGCAGAG GTGAAGGAGGCCTTGCTTCAGAGATGTCAAGAACTAGAGCAGACGGCCAAAGAACAAGCAACAGATAACGCGATTTTAGATCAGCTACGAAAG ATGGTTGAAGTTGATATTCCTCAGTCCTTGTTTGAGGAAGAAGGTAGGCAGATGTATGGATCAAAACTTCTAGAGGTTCAG GCTAAAATGAAGCTGAAGGACGAGCAGTTGGCATCTCTAACAAGTCCACAGGCAGTAAAAGAATACATCGAACATGAGAAAGAAAATATCTTAGAAGTGATAAAACAGAATCTGGCTGTAGGAGATATATTTAAACGCGAAGGTTTGCAG GTATCAACTGATGAGGTCTTCAAGGAAGTCAAGAATTCCATTGAAGAATTCAAGCGCCATAAGCAAGAATATGACGAGGAGCGTATCAAAGAACAG GTTCAAGAGGTTTTGGAGGGAGGAAAAGTGCTGGAATGGCTAAGGGAACATGCTGAAATCGAGTACATCACTCGCTGA
- the LOC141634037 gene encoding trigger factor-like protein TIG, Chloroplastic isoform X1, whose product MELYCSTFSLTLPYHANPSSFSSLFPTNFSSSSQSNKTLFNSLNKSLQFSPLSRQFSPLQASSRKASTASTADVEKDELPADIDIIVTQEPNSRVKLSVNVPQAVCHDCYKRVMRELSKQAKIPGFRPGKPIPDSILLNVVGKENIQRSTIESVLKRTLPHALSSVKGIALQDSVRITTDFSDMEDAYILSNTLRYDVVVDVLPEVKWNPENGYKNLKIVVEIDNEITAEVACERELRRRHKTSGPLRIVTDRGLQDGDVVVVDISASTLEKDGATAQNIPSAESKGFQFDTEDKDTILPGFLDSILGIQQGETKSFPLVFPEWWRQEDLRGVQAQFTVHCKELFFRDLPELDDSVADKIIPGCSTLAEVKEALLQRCQELEQTAKEQATDNAILDQLRKMVEVDIPQSLFEEEGRQMYGSKLLEVQAKMKLKDEQLASLTSPQAVKEYIEHEKENILEVIKQNLAVGDIFKREGLQVSTDEVFKEVKNSIEEFKRHKQEYDEERIKEQVQEVLEGGKVLEWLREHAEIEYITR is encoded by the exons ATGGAGCTCTATTGCTCTACCTTCTCCTTAACACTTCCCTACCATGCCAATCCCTCTTCTTTCTCCTCTCTTTTCCCTACTAATTTCTCTTCCTCTTCTCAATCAAACAAAACCCTTTTCAATTCCCTCAATAAATCCCTCCAATTTTCACCCCTTTCTCGCCAATTCTCCCCTCTTCAAGCCTCGTCGCGGAAAGCTTCAACTGCCTCCACCGCCGATGTCGAAAAAGACGAGCTTCCTGCTGATATTGACATTATTGTAACTCAAGAGCCCAATTCTAGA GTGAAGTTGAGTGTGAATGTTCCACAAGCAGTATGTCATGATTGTTATAAGAGGGTGATGCGCGAACTGTCGAAGCAGGCAAAG ATTCCTGGATTTCGCCCCGGAAAGCCTATTCCAGATAGCATTCTTCTTAATGTTGTTGGGAAGGAGAATATTCAAAGGTCTACTATTGAGTCAGTACTGAAGAGGACTCTTCCGCATGCCCTGTCATCA GTGAAAGGAATAGCCTTACAAGATTCTGTTCGAATCACCACGGACTTTTCAGACATGGAGGATGCATATATTTTGTCAAACACCTTGAG GTATGATGTGGTCGTTGATGTGTTGCCCGAAGTGAAATGGAATCCCGAGAATGGGTACAAGAACTTAAAGATTGTTGTTGAAATTGACAATGAAATAACTGCTGAAGTAGCTTGTGAACGTGAGCTAAGACGTCGCCATAAGACATCAGGGCCTTTGAGAATAGTCACTGACAGAGGGCTACAG GACGGTGACGTTGTGGTGGTGGATATATCAGCTTCAACTCTTGAGAAAGATGGAGCAACCGCTCAAAACATACCATCTGCTGAGAGTAAAG GTTTTCAGTTTGATACAGAAGACAAGGACACTATTCTCCCTGGTTTCCTTGATTCAATTCTTGGAATCCAACAAGGTGAAACAAAATCATTTCCACTTGTGTTTCCTGAATGGTGGAGACAAGAAGATCTTCGTGGAGTACAGGCTCAGTTCACG GTACATTGTAAAGAATTGTTTTTCAGAGATCTCCCAGAGCTGGATGATTCTGTTGCTGATAAAATTATTCCCGGATGTTCTACATTGGCAGAG GTGAAGGAGGCCTTGCTTCAGAGATGTCAAGAACTAGAGCAGACGGCCAAAGAACAAGCAACAGATAACGCGATTTTAGATCAGCTACGAAAG ATGGTTGAAGTTGATATTCCTCAGTCCTTGTTTGAGGAAGAAGGTAGGCAGATGTATGGATCAAAACTTCTAGAGGTTCAG GCTAAAATGAAGCTGAAGGACGAGCAGTTGGCATCTCTAACAAGTCCACAGGCAGTAAAAGAATACATCGAACATGAGAAAGAAAATATCTTAGAAGTGATAAAACAGAATCTGGCTGTAGGAGATATATTTAAACGCGAAGGTTTGCAG GTATCAACTGATGAGGTCTTCAAGGAAGTCAAGAATTCCATTGAAGAATTCAAGCGCCATAAGCAAGAATATGACGAGGAGCGTATCAAAGAACAG GTTCAAGAGGTTTTGGAGGGAGGAAAAGTGCTGGAATGGCTAAGGGAACATGCTGAAATCGAGTACATCACTCGCTGA